TCATTCCATGATCAGAAACAAAAACAAAGTTGACATTTTTTAATCCTAAATCATTTACTTTCTGAACAAGATCACCTATTGCCTGATCTATCAGATGAACAGCATCTTCTGTTTCTTTGGTATCCGGACCAAAATGATGTCCGCTTCCGTCTACTTCAGGGAAATATAATGAAATAAAGTGAGGTCTTTTATCTTCCGGCAGTTTCAGCCAGTTGACTACTTTTTCTACTTTTTCGGAAGGGGTAAATTTTTCGTGATAAGGGTAATAATAAGTTGGTCTCATTCCTCCGGCATCACTTGCAGATCCTACCCACATTAAAGAGGCTGATACCATTCCCTGTTTTTCAGCAAGTCCCCAAAGAGGAGTTCCTCCATACCAGCTTCCGTCTTCAGCATTTTTTTTGCTGCTCATTGCATAGCCATCTTTTCTCTTATAGTCATAGAAAAAGTTATCAATCAAACCATGATGCGAAGGATAAAGTCCGGTGATTAAGCTCCAGTGATTGGGAAAAGTAATACTAGGATAGCTCGGAATCATTGCTTCAGCTTTTACACCGCCATTGGCCAATTTCAAAAGGTTTTCAGCATTGTATTTCTGGGCATAATCATAACGGAAACCATCCGTTGATATCATAATCAAATAAGGTTTTGACTGCGCTTCCGTACTGTTCTGTCTTCCTGGTATTACAACCTGGGCAGTATCTACACTAGCCTGTTGGGCAAAAGCCGTAAAGGAAATAAGCAGCAGTAAAAAATGGATTCCTCGCTTCATTATTTTAAAATTTTCGGCAAAGTTACATTCTATACTTCTCCCCGAAAAGCTTAAGAGATTAAAAGTATATTAAAACCTCTTATTTTTTCCGATTCAAAATTAGTATCTGTCAAATAGGTCTTTTCATCTCAAATTGTGAGAGCCAATTATTCAGTCCTATTTTTTCGCTAAGAAATTGGCTGATCTCTTTTGAAGAATCATCTACATTGTTCAATATTACAGCTTCCCCGCCATTTCTTTCCAGAACAGCATTAAAAAGTGCTGTTCCAATTCCCTGATTTCTATACTTTTTATTTACTGCAATCTGATATACTTTTCTAGAAGTAGTGCCGTAAATGATATATCCAATAAGATTTTCATCTTTATAAGCTACTAAAGTGATATAATTTTCCGGCATAGGTTCCAACACGAAAACAGATCCCTGCCATGAAGGTTCAATATCCCAAAAAGAACAAAGCACATCCCATTGAAAGTCTTTCAGCTCTTTTATAGATATATCTGTATTTTCTTTCCCTTTTTTAATATTTCCTTTAAAACAAAGCAGTCTTCTTACAATTGTGAATCCTAAATTTTCATAAGCTCTGATCGCCGGCTCATTTCCTTCAATCACCTCAAGAAGTAACGTATGGGCATTTCTTTCTTTTAAAACAGGAATGATAAAATCATACATTTTTCTTACCAAACCTTTTCCTCTACTTTCAGGAATTACTCCTGTTCCTCCGTTATAAATAATCTTCTCCCCATTTTCAATTTTTTCAGCCTGAAGAATAAAACTCACCAGTTTTCCATTTTCAAATGCTCCGGCAGAAATATTCATATCCAGTTTCTCAGCATCTATTTTCGAGACAAGCACATCTCTGGTTAAATGAAATGGTACTATATAATCTGAAAATGAATGGTTGAACACTGATAAAAGTTCATCTATTGTGATATTGGCTAAAGTTTTAAATTCCATCGATTGTAAAAATTATAAGGCCAAAAAACTACCTTTTGTTAAGAATCCGGGTATACACAAATATAAGAATTTTGAAGCAACCTCTCTAAAGTTGGCATTTTAAGAAAAAATGATACCCCTGAAAAATCAGAGGTATTCATTGCTAAATATTTAGGGTATTAAAAAGAATTATTCTTTAATCAG
The nucleotide sequence above comes from Chryseobacterium sp. 7. Encoded proteins:
- a CDS encoding ectonucleotide pyrophosphatase/phosphodiesterase codes for the protein MKRGIHFLLLLISFTAFAQQASVDTAQVVIPGRQNSTEAQSKPYLIMISTDGFRYDYAQKYNAENLLKLANGGVKAEAMIPSYPSITFPNHWSLITGLYPSHHGLIDNFFYDYKRKDGYAMSSKKNAEDGSWYGGTPLWGLAEKQGMVSASLMWVGSASDAGGMRPTYYYPYHEKFTPSEKVEKVVNWLKLPEDKRPHFISLYFPEVDGSGHHFGPDTKETEDAVHLIDQAIGDLVQKVNDLGLKNVNFVFVSDHGMIKVDGGTPLEIPALLFDKNRFDFYNSQTLLRVYVKNPDEVKKVYKELKANKTDDYEVYLDKKLPKYLHFATRDDQYNRIGQILLIPKAPKIFLEKGKKSSVGKHGYNPKVVPEMKATFFAWGPEFKNNLVIPEFANINVYPLVAEVLGLKIDQPIDGKLKVLKETLKEKK
- a CDS encoding GNAT family N-acetyltransferase, with the translated sequence MEFKTLANITIDELLSVFNHSFSDYIVPFHLTRDVLVSKIDAEKLDMNISAGAFENGKLVSFILQAEKIENGEKIIYNGGTGVIPESRGKGLVRKMYDFIIPVLKERNAHTLLLEVIEGNEPAIRAYENLGFTIVRRLLCFKGNIKKGKENTDISIKELKDFQWDVLCSFWDIEPSWQGSVFVLEPMPENYITLVAYKDENLIGYIIYGTTSRKVYQIAVNKKYRNQGIGTALFNAVLERNGGEAVILNNVDDSSKEISQFLSEKIGLNNWLSQFEMKRPI